In one Isosphaeraceae bacterium EP7 genomic region, the following are encoded:
- a CDS encoding cupin domain-containing protein, whose amino-acid sequence MRAKSLAAGLLLSAVAWNATGLLAQHADVAMKAAVSRPDDLRWKAGPPSLPPGAEFAVLEGDPSKPGPFVLRIKVPDGYRIPLHTHPKTERVTILDGTFRLGMGEKFDATKGEALPAGAYGTWPAGMKHYVWVEGETIIQLHGEGPWAIEYVNPDDDPRKKK is encoded by the coding sequence ATGCGTGCGAAATCGCTCGCGGCGGGCCTCCTCCTGTCTGCTGTCGCGTGGAACGCGACCGGCCTCCTTGCCCAGCACGCGGACGTCGCGATGAAAGCCGCCGTCAGCCGGCCGGACGATCTTCGTTGGAAGGCGGGCCCGCCTTCCCTGCCGCCTGGGGCCGAATTCGCGGTCCTCGAGGGCGACCCGTCCAAACCCGGACCCTTCGTCTTGCGCATCAAGGTCCCGGACGGCTATCGCATTCCCCTGCACACCCACCCCAAGACGGAACGCGTCACCATCCTCGACGGGACGTTTCGGCTCGGCATGGGCGAGAAATTCGACGCGACCAAGGGCGAGGCTCTGCCGGCCGGGGCCTACGGGACGTGGCCGGCGGGCATGAAACATTACGTCTGGGTCGAGGGCGAGACCATCATCCAGTTGCACGGGGAGGGGCCATGGGCCATCGAGTACGTGAACCCGGACGACGACCCGAGGAAGAAGAAGTAA
- a CDS encoding M56 family metallopeptidase produces the protein MVNLAQSLIESVLAFHPAVWWTSARVRLEREICCDAELVARTGDPAAYADLLATAAMTPCPAPFSQAAAMAEHNVVTRVRILLGRKTRIPVSIAMKRFG, from the coding sequence ATAGTCAACCTGGCCCAGAGCCTCATCGAGTCGGTGCTGGCTTTTCACCCGGCTGTCTGGTGGACCTCGGCTCGCGTCCGGCTGGAGCGTGAAATCTGCTGCGACGCCGAGTTAGTCGCCCGAACCGGCGACCCGGCCGCTTACGCGGACCTGCTGGCCACCGCCGCGATGACCCCCTGCCCCGCCCCTTTCAGCCAGGCTGCAGCCATGGCCGAGCACAACGTCGTGACCCGCGTCCGCATCCTTCTCGGCCGGAAGACACGGATCCCGGTTTCGATCGCAATGAAACGATTTGGCTGA